From the genome of Carassius auratus strain Wakin chromosome 26, ASM336829v1, whole genome shotgun sequence, one region includes:
- the LOC113044470 gene encoding translationally-controlled tumor protein homolog, translating into MIIYKDIITGDEMFSDIYKIKESENGMMIEVEGKMISRSEGDIDDALIGGNASAEVQDEGCDSTTVSGVDIVLNHKLQETSYDKKSYTAYIKDYMKAVKAKLQECAPDRVDPFMANAPAEVKKILGNIKNFQFFTGESMNPDGTVGLLDFREDGVTPYMLFFKDGLEIEKC; encoded by the exons ATGATCATCTACAAGGACATCATCACCG GGGATGAGATGTTCTCCGACATCTACAAGATCAAAGAGTCTGAGAATGGAATGATGATCGAAGTTGAAGGAAAG ATGATCAGCAGGTCGGAGGGAGACATAGACGATGCACTGATCGGTGGCAATGCGTCAGCAGAAGTTCAGGATGAGGGCTGTGATTCTACCACTGTCAGCGGTGTAGATATTGTCCTCAACCACAAACTTCAGGAGACCTCCTATGACAAGAAGTCTTACACAGCCTACATCAAGGACTACATGAAGGC cGTGAAAGCCAAGCTACAGGAATGTGCTCCTGACAGGGTAGACCCCTTCATGGCTAACGCACCGGCTGAGGTCAAGAAAATTCTAGGCAACATCAAAAACTTTCAG TTTTTCACTGGCGAATCCATGAACCCAGATGGCACTGTTGGTCTCCTTGACTTCCGTGAGGATGGCGTCACACCGTACATGCTTTTCTTTAAGGATGGTCTGGAGATTGAGAAATGC TAA
- the LOC113044471 gene encoding general transcription factor IIF subunit 2-like isoform X2, whose product MSDKGDVDLTGAKQNTGVWLVKVPKYLSQQWAKATGRGEVGKLRICKNQGKAEVSFTLNEELTTLDTVGQKSSMVRAPREHPFTLQTVGGQTLAVFTENSSDKIALEGMVVQRAECRPAVSENYMRLKKLQIEELSKPLRFSQQLDKAVTTNYKPVANHAYNLDYEKKKKEEGKRARADKQQVLDMLFSAFEKHQYYNIKDLVDITKQPVIYLKEILRDIGIYNVKGTHKNTWELKPEYRHYQNEEKSD is encoded by the exons ATGTCAGACAAAGGAGACGTTGATTTAACTGGTGCAAAACAGAACACGGGCGTATGGTTGGTCAAA GTCCCAAAGTATTTGTCACAGCAATGGGCCAAAGCCACAGGGAGAGGAGAAGTTGGAAAGCTCCGAATATGCAA GAATCAAGGCAAAGCAGAG GTGTCTTTCACACTCAATGAGGAGCTGACCACCTTAGACACCGTTGGGCAGAAATCCTCCATGGTACGAGCCCCCAGAGAACATCCATTCACTCTGCAGACGGTCGGTGGACAGACTCTGGCTGTTTTCACTGAGAACTCTTCAG ATAAAATTGCACTGGAAGGAATGGTGGTGCAGAGAGCTGAATGCAGACCGGCCGTCAGTGAAAACTACATGAGGCTGAAGAA ACTGCAGATCGAGGAGTTATCTAAACCCCTCAGGTTCTCTCAACAGCTCGACAAAGCAGTTACCACCAACTACAAACCTGTGGCTAATCACGCCTATAAT CTGGAttatgaaaagaagaagaaagaagaagggAAGAGGGCACGAGCAGATAAACAGCAGGTGCTGGACATGCTGTTCTCTGCTTTTGAGAAGCACCAGTATTATAACATTAAGGATCTGGTGGACATCACAAAACAGCCTGTG ATTTACCTGAAGGAGATTCTTCGAGACATTGGCATATACAATGTCAAAGGCACCCACAAGAACACCTGGGAGCTCAAACCGGAGTACCGACACTACCAGAATGAAGAGAAGAGCGATTGA
- the LOC113044468 gene encoding OX-2 membrane glycoprotein isoform X3: MSCGLSALYKSVAVKMCGSISAISLQVWLTLMLLSRLQGKVLAPSHLQAMTGHPFMLACNITLETGETLKQVLWLDMTNKTILHYQPDEYGHVTQVDGVELSQQTAGPQAHTSVITIRRVTPANEGCYHCLFDVYPTGQQRGRTCLSLMAMVEMMGNKTVVSGQPVALLCKYILSKRVRQVLWKKTAEQGDTATVASYVKNDRPIIETPFKDRITLSPSFGQTKLSIHRAQTEDEGCYTCEFHTYPDGIKSATGCLSVYVLPKPEASYIIVSQGIVEANCSAVSRPAAEISWNVEGHNQTLGPAVTSMYQLGDGTTMVVSSIEMQTELLDDELVKCEVRHQGLESAIYVSLNKSSCVVLVLLICLCICLKRC, encoded by the exons ATGTCGTGTGGACTGTCTGCTTTATACAAATCTGTGGCT GTCAAGATGTGTGGATCTATTTCTGCAATATCTCTGCAAGTCTGGCTGACACTGATGTTGCTCTCTCGACTTCAAG GTAAGGTCCTTGCTCCGTCTCATCTGCAGGCGATGACTGGACATCCCTTCATGCTGGCCTGCAATATTACCTTGGAGACAGGAGAGACTTTAAAACAAGTGCTGTGGTTAGACATGACAAATAAAACTATACTACACTATCAGCCCGATGAGTATGGCCACGTCACCCAAGTGGATGGAGTCGAGCTTTCACAGCAAACCGCAGGTCCGCAAGCTCACACCAGCGTCATCACCATCAGAAGAGTCACACCAGCCAACGAGGGCTGCTACCACTGTCTGTTTGATGTGTACCCAACCGGCCAGCAGAGAGGAAGGACGTGTCTTTCACTGATGG CAATGGTGGAAATGATGGGCAATAAAACAGTTGTGAGTGGACAGCCTGTTGCTCTTTTGTGCAAGTACATTCTCAGTAAGCGAGTCCGGCAGGTTTTATGGAAAAAAACAGCTGAGCAAGGGGACACCGCCACTGTTGCTTCTTATGTGAAGAATGACAGACCCATCATCGAAACCCCTTTCAAGGATCGGATCACACTAAGTCCATCATTTGGTCAAACCAAGCTCTCCATACACCGGGCTCAGACAGAGGACGAGGGCTGTTACACCTGCGAGTTCCACACGTATCCAGATGGCATTAAGAGTGCGACAGGTTGTCTGTCAGTTTACG TCCTACCCAAACCTGAGGCCAGTTACATCATCGTATCGCAGGGCATTGTCGAGGCGAACTGCTCAGCCGTATCACGTCCTGCAGCAGAGATCTCCTGGAATGTGGAGGGTCATAATCAAACTCTGGGCCCTGCCGTTACATCAATGTATCAGCTAGGGGACGGCACCACCATGGTGGTCAGTTCCATTGAAATGCAGACTGAGCTACTGGACGATGAACTTGTGAAGTGTGAAGTTCGTCACCAAGGCCTTGAGTCTGCCATCTATGTGTCTCTGAATAAAT CCAGCTGTGTGGTGCTTGTGCTGCTCAtatgtctgtgtatctgtctgaaGAGGTGCTAA
- the LOC113044471 gene encoding general transcription factor IIF subunit 2-like isoform X1, whose protein sequence is MSDKGDVDLTGAKQNTGVWLVKVPKYLSQQWAKATGRGEVGKLRICKNQGKAEVSFTLNEELTTLDTVGQKSSMVRAPREHPFTLQTVGGQTLAVFTENSSGQSDAETGGSGTGPDKIALEGMVVQRAECRPAVSENYMRLKKLQIEELSKPLRFSQQLDKAVTTNYKPVANHAYNLDYEKKKKEEGKRARADKQQVLDMLFSAFEKHQYYNIKDLVDITKQPVIYLKEILRDIGIYNVKGTHKNTWELKPEYRHYQNEEKSD, encoded by the exons ATGTCAGACAAAGGAGACGTTGATTTAACTGGTGCAAAACAGAACACGGGCGTATGGTTGGTCAAA GTCCCAAAGTATTTGTCACAGCAATGGGCCAAAGCCACAGGGAGAGGAGAAGTTGGAAAGCTCCGAATATGCAA GAATCAAGGCAAAGCAGAG GTGTCTTTCACACTCAATGAGGAGCTGACCACCTTAGACACCGTTGGGCAGAAATCCTCCATGGTACGAGCCCCCAGAGAACATCCATTCACTCTGCAGACGGTCGGTGGACAGACTCTGGCTGTTTTCACTGAGAACTCTTCAG GGCAGTCAGATGCCGAGACCGGTGGCTCAGGTACAGGCCCAG ATAAAATTGCACTGGAAGGAATGGTGGTGCAGAGAGCTGAATGCAGACCGGCCGTCAGTGAAAACTACATGAGGCTGAAGAA ACTGCAGATCGAGGAGTTATCTAAACCCCTCAGGTTCTCTCAACAGCTCGACAAAGCAGTTACCACCAACTACAAACCTGTGGCTAATCACGCCTATAAT CTGGAttatgaaaagaagaagaaagaagaagggAAGAGGGCACGAGCAGATAAACAGCAGGTGCTGGACATGCTGTTCTCTGCTTTTGAGAAGCACCAGTATTATAACATTAAGGATCTGGTGGACATCACAAAACAGCCTGTG ATTTACCTGAAGGAGATTCTTCGAGACATTGGCATATACAATGTCAAAGGCACCCACAAGAACACCTGGGAGCTCAAACCGGAGTACCGACACTACCAGAATGAAGAGAAGAGCGATTGA
- the LOC113044468 gene encoding OX-2 membrane glycoprotein isoform X1, with amino-acid sequence MSCGLSALYKSVAVKMCGSISAISLQVWLTLMLLSRLQGKVLAPSHLQAMTGHPFMLACNITLETGETLKQVLWLDMTNKTILHYQPDEYGHVTQVDGVELSQQTAGPQAHTSVITIRRVTPANEGCYHCLFDVYPTGQQRGRTCLSLMAMVEMMGNKTVVSGQPVALLCKYILSKRVRQVLWKKTAEQGDTATVASYVKNDRPIIETPFKDRITLSPSFGQTKLSIHRAQTEDEGCYTCEFHTYPDGIKSATGCLSVYVLPKPEASYIIVSQGIVEANCSAVSRPAAEISWNVEGHNQTLGPAVTSMYQLGDGTTMVVSSIEMQTELLDDELVKCEVRHQGLESAIYVSLNKSRNIHVILISASCVVLVLLICLCICLKRC; translated from the exons ATGTCGTGTGGACTGTCTGCTTTATACAAATCTGTGGCT GTCAAGATGTGTGGATCTATTTCTGCAATATCTCTGCAAGTCTGGCTGACACTGATGTTGCTCTCTCGACTTCAAG GTAAGGTCCTTGCTCCGTCTCATCTGCAGGCGATGACTGGACATCCCTTCATGCTGGCCTGCAATATTACCTTGGAGACAGGAGAGACTTTAAAACAAGTGCTGTGGTTAGACATGACAAATAAAACTATACTACACTATCAGCCCGATGAGTATGGCCACGTCACCCAAGTGGATGGAGTCGAGCTTTCACAGCAAACCGCAGGTCCGCAAGCTCACACCAGCGTCATCACCATCAGAAGAGTCACACCAGCCAACGAGGGCTGCTACCACTGTCTGTTTGATGTGTACCCAACCGGCCAGCAGAGAGGAAGGACGTGTCTTTCACTGATGG CAATGGTGGAAATGATGGGCAATAAAACAGTTGTGAGTGGACAGCCTGTTGCTCTTTTGTGCAAGTACATTCTCAGTAAGCGAGTCCGGCAGGTTTTATGGAAAAAAACAGCTGAGCAAGGGGACACCGCCACTGTTGCTTCTTATGTGAAGAATGACAGACCCATCATCGAAACCCCTTTCAAGGATCGGATCACACTAAGTCCATCATTTGGTCAAACCAAGCTCTCCATACACCGGGCTCAGACAGAGGACGAGGGCTGTTACACCTGCGAGTTCCACACGTATCCAGATGGCATTAAGAGTGCGACAGGTTGTCTGTCAGTTTACG TCCTACCCAAACCTGAGGCCAGTTACATCATCGTATCGCAGGGCATTGTCGAGGCGAACTGCTCAGCCGTATCACGTCCTGCAGCAGAGATCTCCTGGAATGTGGAGGGTCATAATCAAACTCTGGGCCCTGCCGTTACATCAATGTATCAGCTAGGGGACGGCACCACCATGGTGGTCAGTTCCATTGAAATGCAGACTGAGCTACTGGACGATGAACTTGTGAAGTGTGAAGTTCGTCACCAAGGCCTTGAGTCTGCCATCTATGTGTCTCTGAATAAAT CCAGGAACATCCATGTCATTCTCATTTCAGCCAGCTGTGTGGTGCTTGTGCTGCTCAtatgtctgtgtatctgtctgaaGAGGTGCTAA
- the LOC113044468 gene encoding OX-2 membrane glycoprotein isoform X2: MHCKVKMCGSISAISLQVWLTLMLLSRLQGKVLAPSHLQAMTGHPFMLACNITLETGETLKQVLWLDMTNKTILHYQPDEYGHVTQVDGVELSQQTAGPQAHTSVITIRRVTPANEGCYHCLFDVYPTGQQRGRTCLSLMAMVEMMGNKTVVSGQPVALLCKYILSKRVRQVLWKKTAEQGDTATVASYVKNDRPIIETPFKDRITLSPSFGQTKLSIHRAQTEDEGCYTCEFHTYPDGIKSATGCLSVYVLPKPEASYIIVSQGIVEANCSAVSRPAAEISWNVEGHNQTLGPAVTSMYQLGDGTTMVVSSIEMQTELLDDELVKCEVRHQGLESAIYVSLNKSRNIHVILISASCVVLVLLICLCICLKRC, translated from the exons ATGCATTGCAAG GTCAAGATGTGTGGATCTATTTCTGCAATATCTCTGCAAGTCTGGCTGACACTGATGTTGCTCTCTCGACTTCAAG GTAAGGTCCTTGCTCCGTCTCATCTGCAGGCGATGACTGGACATCCCTTCATGCTGGCCTGCAATATTACCTTGGAGACAGGAGAGACTTTAAAACAAGTGCTGTGGTTAGACATGACAAATAAAACTATACTACACTATCAGCCCGATGAGTATGGCCACGTCACCCAAGTGGATGGAGTCGAGCTTTCACAGCAAACCGCAGGTCCGCAAGCTCACACCAGCGTCATCACCATCAGAAGAGTCACACCAGCCAACGAGGGCTGCTACCACTGTCTGTTTGATGTGTACCCAACCGGCCAGCAGAGAGGAAGGACGTGTCTTTCACTGATGG CAATGGTGGAAATGATGGGCAATAAAACAGTTGTGAGTGGACAGCCTGTTGCTCTTTTGTGCAAGTACATTCTCAGTAAGCGAGTCCGGCAGGTTTTATGGAAAAAAACAGCTGAGCAAGGGGACACCGCCACTGTTGCTTCTTATGTGAAGAATGACAGACCCATCATCGAAACCCCTTTCAAGGATCGGATCACACTAAGTCCATCATTTGGTCAAACCAAGCTCTCCATACACCGGGCTCAGACAGAGGACGAGGGCTGTTACACCTGCGAGTTCCACACGTATCCAGATGGCATTAAGAGTGCGACAGGTTGTCTGTCAGTTTACG TCCTACCCAAACCTGAGGCCAGTTACATCATCGTATCGCAGGGCATTGTCGAGGCGAACTGCTCAGCCGTATCACGTCCTGCAGCAGAGATCTCCTGGAATGTGGAGGGTCATAATCAAACTCTGGGCCCTGCCGTTACATCAATGTATCAGCTAGGGGACGGCACCACCATGGTGGTCAGTTCCATTGAAATGCAGACTGAGCTACTGGACGATGAACTTGTGAAGTGTGAAGTTCGTCACCAAGGCCTTGAGTCTGCCATCTATGTGTCTCTGAATAAAT CCAGGAACATCCATGTCATTCTCATTTCAGCCAGCTGTGTGGTGCTTGTGCTGCTCAtatgtctgtgtatctgtctgaaGAGGTGCTAA